A single window of Betta splendens chromosome 11, fBetSpl5.4, whole genome shotgun sequence DNA harbors:
- the LOC114866173 gene encoding cell division control protein 42 homolog isoform X2 produces MQTIKCVVVGDGAVGKTCLLISYTTNKFPSEYVPTVFDNYAVTVMIGGEPYTLGLFDTAGQEDYDRLRPLSYPQTDVFLVCFSVVSPSSFENVREKWVPEISHHCLRTPFLLVGTQVDLREDTNTLEKLAKNKQRALTCEAGEKLARELKAVKYVECSALTQRGLKNVFDEAILAALEPPDNKPKKRCILL; encoded by the exons aTGCAGACTATCAAGTGTGTGGTAGTGGGCGACGGTGCGGTGGGGAAAACCTGCCTGCTCATTTCATATACCACCAACAAGTTTCCCTCTGAATACGTTCCCACG GTGTTCGATAACTATGCTGTGACGGTGATGATCGGTGGGGAGCCGTACACTCTGGGACTGTTTGACACTGCAG gtcaggAGGACTACGACCGCCTGCGACCCCTCAGCTACCCCCAGACCGACGTCTTcctcgtctgcttctctgtCGTTTCACCCTCGTCCTTTGAGAACGTCAGAGAGAAG TGGGTGCCAGAGATTTCACACCACTGCCTGCGGACGCCGTTCCTGCTGGTCGGGACTCAGGTGGACCTGAGAGAAGACACCAACACTCTGGAGAAATTGGCCAAGAACAAACAGCGAGCTCTGACCTGTGAAGCCGGAGAGAAACTGGCTCGAGAGCTGAAGGCTGTCAAATACGTCGAGTGTTCAGCTCTTACACAG AGAGGGCTGAAGAATGTCTTTGATGAGGCCATTCTGGCAGCTCTGGAGCCTCCAGACAACAAACCCAAGAAGCGCTGCATCCTGCTGTAA
- the LOC114866173 gene encoding cell division control protein 42 homolog isoform X1, protein MREEREHTATGISDFRNRGNWIYGKPLNVPQLHSPLRRPWTDTMQTIKCVVVGDGAVGKTCLLISYTTNKFPSEYVPTVFDNYAVTVMIGGEPYTLGLFDTAGQEDYDRLRPLSYPQTDVFLVCFSVVSPSSFENVREKWVPEISHHCLRTPFLLVGTQVDLREDTNTLEKLAKNKQRALTCEAGEKLARELKAVKYVECSALTQRGLKNVFDEAILAALEPPDNKPKKRCILL, encoded by the exons ATGAGAGAGGAACGTGAACACACCGCGACTGGTATTTCCGACTTCCGCAATAGGGGAAATTGGATTTACGGGAAGCCCTTGAACGTACCACAACTTCACTCTCCACTCCGGCGGCCGTGGACGGATACG aTGCAGACTATCAAGTGTGTGGTAGTGGGCGACGGTGCGGTGGGGAAAACCTGCCTGCTCATTTCATATACCACCAACAAGTTTCCCTCTGAATACGTTCCCACG GTGTTCGATAACTATGCTGTGACGGTGATGATCGGTGGGGAGCCGTACACTCTGGGACTGTTTGACACTGCAG gtcaggAGGACTACGACCGCCTGCGACCCCTCAGCTACCCCCAGACCGACGTCTTcctcgtctgcttctctgtCGTTTCACCCTCGTCCTTTGAGAACGTCAGAGAGAAG TGGGTGCCAGAGATTTCACACCACTGCCTGCGGACGCCGTTCCTGCTGGTCGGGACTCAGGTGGACCTGAGAGAAGACACCAACACTCTGGAGAAATTGGCCAAGAACAAACAGCGAGCTCTGACCTGTGAAGCCGGAGAGAAACTGGCTCGAGAGCTGAAGGCTGTCAAATACGTCGAGTGTTCAGCTCTTACACAG AGAGGGCTGAAGAATGTCTTTGATGAGGCCATTCTGGCAGCTCTGGAGCCTCCAGACAACAAACCCAAGAAGCGCTGCATCCTGCTGTAA
- the eno2 gene encoding gamma-enolase yields the protein MSIVSIVAREILDSRGNPTVEVDLRTEKGLFRAAVPSGASTGIYEALELRDGDQSRYKGKGVLTAVGHINDSLAPALIASGVSVVEQEQLDNMMIEMDGTENKSQFGANAILGVSLAVCKAGAAEKEAPLYRHIADLAGNTELVLPVPAFNVINGGSHAGNKLAMQEFMVLPVGAESFKEALRIGSELYHTLKGVIQEKYGQDATNVGDEGGFAPNILENSEALDLLQTAIEKAGFTDKVVVGMDVAASEFYRDGKYDLDFKSPPDAERRITAEELADIYQGFVNNYPVVSIEDPFDQDDWEAWSRLTAQVGIQVVGDDLTVTNPKRIEKAAEERACNCLLLKVNQIGTVTEAIQACKLAQANGWGVMVSHRSGETEDTFIADLVVGLCTGQIKTGAPCRSERLAKYNQLMRIEEELGDQARFAGHNFRNPSAL from the exons ATGTCGATCGTCAGCATCGTTGCCAGGGAGATCTTGGACTCCCGGGGAAACCCCACGGTGGAAGTGGACCTTCGCACAGAGAAAG GTCTGTTCAGGGCTGCGGTTCCCAGCGGAGCGTCCACTGGGATCTATGAAGCGCTGGAGCTGCGGGACGGAGACCAGAGCCGCTACAAGGGCAAAg GGGTTCTGACGGCCGTGGGCCACATCAACGACTCGCTGGCGCCGGCTCTCATAGCCTCC ggcgtCAGCgtggtggagcaggagcagctggacaaCATGATGATCGAGATGGACGGCACGGAAAACAAAT CCCAGTTCGGGGCCAACGCCATCCTGGGCGTGTCTCTGGCCGTCTGTAAGGCCGGCGCCGCAGAGAAGGAGGCGCCGCTGTACCGCCACATCGCCGACCTGGCTGGAAACACGGAGCTGGTGCTGCCGGTGCCG GCCTTTAACGTGATAAACGGAGGCTCTCACGCAGGAAACAAACTGGCCATGCAGGAGTTCATGGTTCTTCCCGTCGGAGCCGAGTCCTTCAA GGAGGCGCTGAGGATAGGCTCGGAGCTGTACCACACCCTGAAGGGAGTGATCCAGGAGAAGTACGGCCAGGACGCCACCAACGTGGGGGACGAGGGGGGATTCGCTCCCAACATCCTGGAGAACAGCGAGG ctctggacctgctgcagacgGCCATCGAGAAAGCCGGCTTCACGGACAAGGTGGTGGTCGGGATGGACGTGGCCGCCTCCGAGTTTTACCGCGACGGGAAATATGACCTGGACTTCAAATCGCCCCCGGATGCAGAGCGACGCATCACCGCGGAGGAGCTGGCCGACATCTACCAGGGCTTCGTCAACAACTACCCAG TGGTGTCCATCGAGGACCCGTTCGACCAGGACGACTGGGAGGCCTGGTCCCGCCTCACGGCCCAGGTGGGGATCCAGGTTGTTGGGGACGATCTGACGGTGACCAACCCCAAGAGGATAGAGAAGGCGGCCGAGGAGCGAGCCTGCAACTGCCTGCTGCTCAAAGTCAACCAGATCGGCACAGTCACCGAGGCCATACAGGC GTGTAAACTGGCTCAGGCCAACGGCTGGGGGGTGATGGTGAGCCACCGCTCAGGAGAGACCGAGGACACCTTCATCGCTGACTTGGTGGTGGGCCTCTGCACCGGACAG attAAGACCGGCGCTCCCTGCAGATCCGAGCGCTTGGCCAAGTACAACCAGCTCATGAG GATCGAGGAGGAGCTGGGCGACCAGGCCCGCTTCGCAGGGCACAACTTCAGGAACCCCAGCGCCCTGTGA